A stretch of the Lytechinus variegatus isolate NC3 chromosome 5, Lvar_3.0, whole genome shotgun sequence genome encodes the following:
- the LOC121414934 gene encoding uncharacterized protein LOC121414934, with the protein MIQLPATQCSKAKLCQCSVAHSSVHVCFVLTDARRLGKSREARQTLFDIPFDQTDMTETYAGMSAPAYSSIGGSAGDGGGGGGGGGGGGGGFDVGVFAGDDGGDSESSEEDVYMYAGMDTALVNDVDADNRQAIMVGGDRHQISGNVLPILRGSGKGVTFEARKTDRLLKRTTGSSRRSVGVAFAVLGLLTVAVAAAAFTLRKYRHSIPVLVWP; encoded by the exons atg ATTCAGCTACCTGCCACTCAATGCTCCAAGGCCAAGCTGTGCCAGTGCTCTGTTGCACACAGTTcagtgcatg TGTGTTTTGTGCTGACTGACGCGCGGAGGCTTGGGAAGTCAAGAGAAGCCCGGCAAACGCTGTTTGATATCCCTTTCGATCAGACTGACATGACTGAAACGTACGCTGGGATGTCAGCACCAGCATATTCGAGCATAGGCGGTTCAgcaggtgatggtggtggtggtggtggtggaggtggagGCGGTGGTGGTGGATTTGATGTTGGTGTCTTCGCTGGAGACGATGGGGGTGATTCTGAGTCTTCCGAAGAAGACGTCTATATGTACGCTGGTATGGACACGGCCCTCGTCAACGATGTCGATGCTGATAACAGACAAGCAATAATGGTGGGAGGTGACCGCCATCAGATAAGTGGAAACGTTCTTCCGATTCTCAGAGGTAGTGGTAAGGGTGTGACTTTTGAGGCAAGAAAGACGGATCGGTTGTTGAAGAGGACAACGGGCTCATCAAGGCGTAGTGTTGGCGTAGCTTTCGCCGTTCTAGGTCTACTCACTGTCGCAGTGGCTGCCGCCGCGTTTACACTCAGGAAATACAGACACAGCATTCCTGTTCTTGTTTGGCCCTAA